A single region of the Fusobacterium varium genome encodes:
- a CDS encoding iron-containing alcohol dehydrogenase, with product MQEFTISTTICFGEEALKKLGELVDKNILIVCDKFINSSGMVEKVKNYIHNCNVAVFDEVIPDPTVKIVAMGVQVLKNENIDLIIALGGGSSIDGAKAIREYYNKLNKDHSKKIEFYAIPTTSGTGSEVTEYSVITNEAEHLKYALTSKELLPTVAILDADLIKSVPKSITADTGMDVITHAIEAYVSNGANDFTDAFAEKAFSLAIENLEKAYLEGENLYYRERMHNASCLAGLAFNNAGLGITHSLAHAIGGKLHIPHGKINAIILPYVIEYNSDCKVTSYVGENCNLVTKKYQKLAKIIGLNSCNPIIGANNLVRYISELNKKLGIPKNLKELGKNIEDINIFKEEVYRALEKDVCTKSNPKKVSQEEIYKILDKVIG from the coding sequence ATGCAAGAATTTACTATTAGCACTACAATTTGTTTTGGTGAAGAGGCTTTAAAAAAATTAGGGGAACTTGTTGATAAAAATATTTTAATAGTATGCGATAAGTTTATTAATAGTTCTGGGATGGTTGAAAAAGTTAAAAATTATATTCACAACTGTAATGTAGCAGTATTTGATGAGGTAATACCAGATCCTACAGTAAAAATAGTAGCAATGGGAGTTCAAGTTTTAAAGAATGAAAATATCGATTTAATTATAGCTTTAGGTGGAGGATCTTCAATTGATGGAGCAAAGGCTATAAGAGAGTATTATAATAAATTAAATAAAGATCATTCTAAAAAAATTGAATTTTATGCAATTCCTACTACTAGTGGAACAGGATCAGAAGTAACAGAATATTCTGTTATTACAAATGAAGCGGAACATCTAAAATATGCTTTAACTTCAAAGGAATTATTACCAACAGTTGCTATTTTAGATGCAGATTTAATTAAAAGTGTACCAAAAAGTATAACAGCAGATACAGGAATGGATGTAATAACTCATGCAATAGAAGCTTATGTCTCAAATGGAGCAAATGATTTTACAGATGCCTTTGCAGAAAAAGCTTTTAGTTTAGCTATAGAAAATCTAGAAAAAGCTTACTTAGAAGGTGAAAATTTATATTATCGTGAGAGAATGCATAATGCCTCATGTTTAGCAGGATTAGCATTTAATAATGCTGGGTTAGGAATAACACATAGTTTAGCTCATGCAATAGGAGGAAAACTTCATATTCCACATGGAAAGATAAATGCTATTATTTTGCCTTATGTAATTGAGTATAATTCAGATTGTAAAGTAACATCTTATGTTGGAGAGAATTGTAATTTAGTGACTAAAAAATATCAAAAATTAGCAAAAATTATAGGGTTAAATTCATGTAATCCTATAATAGGAGCCAATAATTTAGTGAGATATATATCTGAATTAAATAAAAAATTAGGAATTCCTAAAAACTTAAAGGAACTTGGGAAAAATATAGAAGATATAAATATATTTAAAGAAGAAGTGTATAGAGCATTAGAAAAAGATGTATGTACAAAATCTAATCCTAAGAAAGTATCTCAAGAAGAAATTTATAAAATTTTAGACAAAGTAATTGGCTAG